The following are encoded in a window of Rissa tridactyla isolate bRisTri1 chromosome 3, bRisTri1.patW.cur.20221130, whole genome shotgun sequence genomic DNA:
- the ZBTB24 gene encoding zinc finger and BTB domain-containing protein 24 isoform X1: MAPPFICAVKMAEMAPDASEKLVVIHSKAHKDTILANFEEQRKKDFLCDITLIVENVQFRAHKALLAASSEYFSMMFVDEGEIGQSIYMLEGMVADTFGALLEFIYTGCLRASEKNTEQILATAQLLKVTDLVWACTDYQASRSPSNALPAPANSGASVAIIASDKKNEDPPKRKRGRPRKVKNVQEEKSAANSAEDVQLRENNSMQNKQNFLKKDTAEEETVVSEQGPARKDTEETEPACGSEAAVDLSAEKDENYDPKSEGIQSTQSRYSKRRIRRSIKLKDYKLLGDEDEKGLAKRTDGKRKRAGSEARCKDCGKVFKYNHFLAIHQRSHTGERPFKCSECGKGFSQKHSLQVHERMHTGERPYTCTICSKALTTKHSLLEHMSLHTGQKAFTCDQCGKYFSQKRQLKSHYRVHTGRSLPECNQCRRKFMDAAQLKKHLRTHTGEKPFTCEICGKSFTAKSSLQTHIRIHRGEKPYSCSICGKSFSDSSAKRRHCILHTGKKPFSCPECSLQFARLDNLKSHLKIHSKEKQFQEASVAPSTNTNSEEVRNILQLQQYQLATSGGQEIQLLVTDAVHNINFMPSHNQGISIVTAENAPSMTTDQAANLTLLAQPPQQLQNLLLSAQQEQAEQIQSIDMIANQIETAPPEQMHVITLSKEALEHLHAHQGQNEEIHLAASSHPAQHVQLTQDSSQQSHSSQDTVPSHQISEEQNQSVPVSESHQQPLSVNESSHEHPIQGQAF; the protein is encoded by the exons atg GCACCTCCTTTCATATGCGCAGTAAAAATGGCAGAAATGGCTCCCGACGCGTCTGAGAAACTGGTTGTCATCCACTCCAAAGCTCACAAAGATACCATTCTAGCTAATtttgaagaacaaaggaaaaaggattttctttgtgACATTACCCTAATAGTGGAGAATGTGCAGTTCAGAGCCCATAAAGCTTTGCTTGCTGCCAGCAGTGAATACTTCTCAATGATGTTTGTAGATGAGGGTGAAATAGGGCAGTCGATTTACATGTTGGAGGGAATGGTTGCAGACACCTTTGGAGCGCTGCTAGAATTTATCTACACTGGTTGCCTCCGTGCCagtgaaaaaaacacagaacaaattcTGGCTACTGCGCAACTGCTGAAAGTGACTGACTTGGTTTGGGCCTGCACAGACTATCAGGCCAGCCGTAGCCCAAGTAATGCGTTACCAGCTCCAGCTAACAGTGGAGCCTCTGTAGCCATTATTGCAAGCGACAAGAAAAATGAAGATCCACCAAAGCGAAAACGAGGGCGACCGAGGAAAGTCAAGAATgtccaagaagaaaaatcagcGGCAAATTCTGCCGAAGATGTGCAGCTGAGAGAGAACAACTCCatgcaaaataagcaaaattttttgaaaaaagacaCTGCAGAAGAAGAAACAGTTGTCAGCGAACAGGGTCCAGCGAGGAAAGATACAGAGGAAACCGAACCTGCTTGTGGCTCAGAAGCTGCGGTCGACTTGTCAGCTGAGAAAGATGAGAATTACGATCCCAAATCTGAAGGAATACAGAGCACTCAGAGCCGTTATAGCAAACGCAGAATAAGGAGATCAATCAAACTAAAAGATTATAAACTTCTCGGTGATGAGGATGAAAAAGGACTGGCAAAGAGAACTGATGGCAAAAGAAAACGTGCAGGTTCTGAAGCTCGCTGTAAAGACTGTGGCAAAGTATTTAAATATAATCACTTCTTAGCTATTCATCAGCGGAGTCATACAG GGGAGCGCCCTTTTAAGTGCAGCGAGTGTGGCAAAGGCTTTTCCCAGAAGCATTCTCTTCAAGTCCATGAGCGGATGCACACTGGAGAAAGGCCGTACACATGCACCATCTGCAGTAAGGCTCTGACAACAAAGCATTCTCTTCTGGAGCATATGAGCCTGCATACAG GGCAGAAGGCTTTTACATGCGATCAGTGTGGGAAATACTTCAGCCAAAAGAGGCAGCTCAAGAGCCACTATCGAGTACACACAG GCCGTTCACTGCCGGAATGTAACCAGTGTCGTCGCAAATTCATGGATGCAGCTCAGTTAAAGAAACATCTAAGAACACATACAG GTGAGAAGCCCTTCACTTGTGAAATTTGTGGCAAATCATTTACAGCTAAAAGTTCTCTTCAGACCCACATTAGAATTCACAG aggagaaaagccatatTCTTGTAGTATATGTGGAAAATCCTTCTCCGATTCCAGTGCTAAGAGAAGACACTGTATCTTACACACAGGCAAAAAGCCTTTCTCCTGCCCGGAATGTAGTTTGCAGTTTGCTCGTCTGGACAACCTGAAGTCTCATTTGAAAATTCATAGCAAGGAAAAGCAGTTTCAGGAAGCCAGCGTTGCTCCGAGCACCAACACTAATTCAGAAGAAGTGAGAAACATTCTTCAGCTGCAGCAGTATCAACTTGCCACCTCTGGAGGGCAGGAAATTCAACTACTGGTTACAGATGCAGTACATAATATAAACTTCATGCCTAGTCATAATCAAGGCATTAGTATTGTTACTGCAGAAAATGCCCCAAGTATGACGACAGATCAGGCTGCTAACCTCACGCTGCTTGCTCAGCCACCGCAGCAGCTGCAAAACTTGTTGCTTTCAGCTCAGCAGGAGCAAGCGGAACAAATCCAAAGTATCGATATGATTGCAAACCAAATAGAGACTGCTCCACCTGAACAAATGCATGTCATCACTCTTTCTAAGGAAGCACTAGAACATCTCCACGCTCATCAAGGACAAAATGAAGAAATCCACTTAGCAGCATCTTCCCATCCAGCTCAGCACGTGCAGTTGACTCAGGACTCAAGTCAGCAGTCTCACTCTAGCCAAGATACCGTCCCTTCGCATCAAATCAGTGAAGAACAGAATCAAAGCGTACCTGTTTCTGAATCCCATCAGCAGCCTCTGTCAGTAAATGAGTCATCTCATGAGCATCCTATTCAAGGACAGGCTTTCTGA
- the ZBTB24 gene encoding zinc finger and BTB domain-containing protein 24 isoform X3 has protein sequence MAPPFICAVKMAEMAPDASEKLVVIHSKAHKDTILANFEEQRKKDFLCDITLIVENVQFRAHKALLAASSEYFSMMFVDEGEIGQSIYMLEGMVADTFGALLEFIYTGCLRASEKNTEQILATAQLLKVTDLVWACTDYQASRSPSNALPAPANSGASVAIIASDKKNEDPPKRKRGRPRKVKNVQEEKSAANSAEDVQLRENNSMQNKQNFLKKDTAEEETVVSEQGPARKDTEETEPACGSEAAVDLSAEKDENYDPKSEGIQSTQSRYSKRRIRRSIKLKDYKLLGDEDEKGLAKRTDGKRKRAGSEARCKDCGKVFKYNHFLAIHQRSHTGERPFKCSECGKGFSQKHSLQVHERMHTGERPYTCTICSKALTTKHSLLEHMSLHTGQKAFTCDQCGKYFSQKRQLKSHYRVHTGRSLPECNQCRRKFMDAAQLKKHLRTHTGCHRFRMMEPYRKTTSWLR, from the exons atg GCACCTCCTTTCATATGCGCAGTAAAAATGGCAGAAATGGCTCCCGACGCGTCTGAGAAACTGGTTGTCATCCACTCCAAAGCTCACAAAGATACCATTCTAGCTAATtttgaagaacaaaggaaaaaggattttctttgtgACATTACCCTAATAGTGGAGAATGTGCAGTTCAGAGCCCATAAAGCTTTGCTTGCTGCCAGCAGTGAATACTTCTCAATGATGTTTGTAGATGAGGGTGAAATAGGGCAGTCGATTTACATGTTGGAGGGAATGGTTGCAGACACCTTTGGAGCGCTGCTAGAATTTATCTACACTGGTTGCCTCCGTGCCagtgaaaaaaacacagaacaaattcTGGCTACTGCGCAACTGCTGAAAGTGACTGACTTGGTTTGGGCCTGCACAGACTATCAGGCCAGCCGTAGCCCAAGTAATGCGTTACCAGCTCCAGCTAACAGTGGAGCCTCTGTAGCCATTATTGCAAGCGACAAGAAAAATGAAGATCCACCAAAGCGAAAACGAGGGCGACCGAGGAAAGTCAAGAATgtccaagaagaaaaatcagcGGCAAATTCTGCCGAAGATGTGCAGCTGAGAGAGAACAACTCCatgcaaaataagcaaaattttttgaaaaaagacaCTGCAGAAGAAGAAACAGTTGTCAGCGAACAGGGTCCAGCGAGGAAAGATACAGAGGAAACCGAACCTGCTTGTGGCTCAGAAGCTGCGGTCGACTTGTCAGCTGAGAAAGATGAGAATTACGATCCCAAATCTGAAGGAATACAGAGCACTCAGAGCCGTTATAGCAAACGCAGAATAAGGAGATCAATCAAACTAAAAGATTATAAACTTCTCGGTGATGAGGATGAAAAAGGACTGGCAAAGAGAACTGATGGCAAAAGAAAACGTGCAGGTTCTGAAGCTCGCTGTAAAGACTGTGGCAAAGTATTTAAATATAATCACTTCTTAGCTATTCATCAGCGGAGTCATACAG GGGAGCGCCCTTTTAAGTGCAGCGAGTGTGGCAAAGGCTTTTCCCAGAAGCATTCTCTTCAAGTCCATGAGCGGATGCACACTGGAGAAAGGCCGTACACATGCACCATCTGCAGTAAGGCTCTGACAACAAAGCATTCTCTTCTGGAGCATATGAGCCTGCATACAG GGCAGAAGGCTTTTACATGCGATCAGTGTGGGAAATACTTCAGCCAAAAGAGGCAGCTCAAGAGCCACTATCGAGTACACACAG GCCGTTCACTGCCGGAATGTAACCAGTGTCGTCGCAAATTCATGGATGCAGCTCAGTTAAAGAAACATCTAAGAACACATACAG GATGTCATAGGTTTAGGATGATGGAGCCTTATAGGAAGACAACCAGCTGGTTAAGATAA
- the ZBTB24 gene encoding zinc finger and BTB domain-containing protein 24 isoform X2, which produces MAEMAPDASEKLVVIHSKAHKDTILANFEEQRKKDFLCDITLIVENVQFRAHKALLAASSEYFSMMFVDEGEIGQSIYMLEGMVADTFGALLEFIYTGCLRASEKNTEQILATAQLLKVTDLVWACTDYQASRSPSNALPAPANSGASVAIIASDKKNEDPPKRKRGRPRKVKNVQEEKSAANSAEDVQLRENNSMQNKQNFLKKDTAEEETVVSEQGPARKDTEETEPACGSEAAVDLSAEKDENYDPKSEGIQSTQSRYSKRRIRRSIKLKDYKLLGDEDEKGLAKRTDGKRKRAGSEARCKDCGKVFKYNHFLAIHQRSHTGERPFKCSECGKGFSQKHSLQVHERMHTGERPYTCTICSKALTTKHSLLEHMSLHTGQKAFTCDQCGKYFSQKRQLKSHYRVHTGRSLPECNQCRRKFMDAAQLKKHLRTHTGEKPFTCEICGKSFTAKSSLQTHIRIHRGEKPYSCSICGKSFSDSSAKRRHCILHTGKKPFSCPECSLQFARLDNLKSHLKIHSKEKQFQEASVAPSTNTNSEEVRNILQLQQYQLATSGGQEIQLLVTDAVHNINFMPSHNQGISIVTAENAPSMTTDQAANLTLLAQPPQQLQNLLLSAQQEQAEQIQSIDMIANQIETAPPEQMHVITLSKEALEHLHAHQGQNEEIHLAASSHPAQHVQLTQDSSQQSHSSQDTVPSHQISEEQNQSVPVSESHQQPLSVNESSHEHPIQGQAF; this is translated from the exons ATGGCAGAAATGGCTCCCGACGCGTCTGAGAAACTGGTTGTCATCCACTCCAAAGCTCACAAAGATACCATTCTAGCTAATtttgaagaacaaaggaaaaaggattttctttgtgACATTACCCTAATAGTGGAGAATGTGCAGTTCAGAGCCCATAAAGCTTTGCTTGCTGCCAGCAGTGAATACTTCTCAATGATGTTTGTAGATGAGGGTGAAATAGGGCAGTCGATTTACATGTTGGAGGGAATGGTTGCAGACACCTTTGGAGCGCTGCTAGAATTTATCTACACTGGTTGCCTCCGTGCCagtgaaaaaaacacagaacaaattcTGGCTACTGCGCAACTGCTGAAAGTGACTGACTTGGTTTGGGCCTGCACAGACTATCAGGCCAGCCGTAGCCCAAGTAATGCGTTACCAGCTCCAGCTAACAGTGGAGCCTCTGTAGCCATTATTGCAAGCGACAAGAAAAATGAAGATCCACCAAAGCGAAAACGAGGGCGACCGAGGAAAGTCAAGAATgtccaagaagaaaaatcagcGGCAAATTCTGCCGAAGATGTGCAGCTGAGAGAGAACAACTCCatgcaaaataagcaaaattttttgaaaaaagacaCTGCAGAAGAAGAAACAGTTGTCAGCGAACAGGGTCCAGCGAGGAAAGATACAGAGGAAACCGAACCTGCTTGTGGCTCAGAAGCTGCGGTCGACTTGTCAGCTGAGAAAGATGAGAATTACGATCCCAAATCTGAAGGAATACAGAGCACTCAGAGCCGTTATAGCAAACGCAGAATAAGGAGATCAATCAAACTAAAAGATTATAAACTTCTCGGTGATGAGGATGAAAAAGGACTGGCAAAGAGAACTGATGGCAAAAGAAAACGTGCAGGTTCTGAAGCTCGCTGTAAAGACTGTGGCAAAGTATTTAAATATAATCACTTCTTAGCTATTCATCAGCGGAGTCATACAG GGGAGCGCCCTTTTAAGTGCAGCGAGTGTGGCAAAGGCTTTTCCCAGAAGCATTCTCTTCAAGTCCATGAGCGGATGCACACTGGAGAAAGGCCGTACACATGCACCATCTGCAGTAAGGCTCTGACAACAAAGCATTCTCTTCTGGAGCATATGAGCCTGCATACAG GGCAGAAGGCTTTTACATGCGATCAGTGTGGGAAATACTTCAGCCAAAAGAGGCAGCTCAAGAGCCACTATCGAGTACACACAG GCCGTTCACTGCCGGAATGTAACCAGTGTCGTCGCAAATTCATGGATGCAGCTCAGTTAAAGAAACATCTAAGAACACATACAG GTGAGAAGCCCTTCACTTGTGAAATTTGTGGCAAATCATTTACAGCTAAAAGTTCTCTTCAGACCCACATTAGAATTCACAG aggagaaaagccatatTCTTGTAGTATATGTGGAAAATCCTTCTCCGATTCCAGTGCTAAGAGAAGACACTGTATCTTACACACAGGCAAAAAGCCTTTCTCCTGCCCGGAATGTAGTTTGCAGTTTGCTCGTCTGGACAACCTGAAGTCTCATTTGAAAATTCATAGCAAGGAAAAGCAGTTTCAGGAAGCCAGCGTTGCTCCGAGCACCAACACTAATTCAGAAGAAGTGAGAAACATTCTTCAGCTGCAGCAGTATCAACTTGCCACCTCTGGAGGGCAGGAAATTCAACTACTGGTTACAGATGCAGTACATAATATAAACTTCATGCCTAGTCATAATCAAGGCATTAGTATTGTTACTGCAGAAAATGCCCCAAGTATGACGACAGATCAGGCTGCTAACCTCACGCTGCTTGCTCAGCCACCGCAGCAGCTGCAAAACTTGTTGCTTTCAGCTCAGCAGGAGCAAGCGGAACAAATCCAAAGTATCGATATGATTGCAAACCAAATAGAGACTGCTCCACCTGAACAAATGCATGTCATCACTCTTTCTAAGGAAGCACTAGAACATCTCCACGCTCATCAAGGACAAAATGAAGAAATCCACTTAGCAGCATCTTCCCATCCAGCTCAGCACGTGCAGTTGACTCAGGACTCAAGTCAGCAGTCTCACTCTAGCCAAGATACCGTCCCTTCGCATCAAATCAGTGAAGAACAGAATCAAAGCGTACCTGTTTCTGAATCCCATCAGCAGCCTCTGTCAGTAAATGAGTCATCTCATGAGCATCCTATTCAAGGACAGGCTTTCTGA